CATAAACCTGAATTACCGCTTTATCTCCTTCAAGCCTGATGATCTCTCCTATAAGTCCAAGTTCGCCCACTCTAACTACCTCGTACATCTTAGCTCCTTTCATTCCATCTGCGACCACTAAAGGTCCAGTAACCCTAATTATCCTCCCCTTCGCCACCATTTTTACTCACCTCTTAACCTCAATCCCAACGGCCCTTCTAACTATCTCCCTTAACAATTCTTCACCGTAAATTGAGCCGAACTTATCAGGTATTTGAAGGATTATCGGAAGATTTACTTGAGGGAGTTCCCCTATTTTTTGGGCCAATCTCTCCGTGATTAAAATGATACCAACATCATCTCTCTCCACCAACTCCTTTAACTTGTTCCTGGCCCTCTCTATTGAGAGCTCAGAGAGGTCAAATTCATAAGCCTCATGAATTCCCGCTAGTCTAAAACCAACTACCGTATCTGAATCTCCCATGATAACTACCTTCATGCCATCTCACCTATGAGCTCTTTAATCTTCTCAGGTTTAGCTTTGTCCTCTATCAACTTTGCTACTGCTTTTAGCTTCCTTACTTCACTTTCCCTTTCCAAAAGATACGTTAAAGCTACCGCAACACTCAATGGATAGAACTGAGAGAGCTCTTTCATCCTATTTAGGATGTACCTCCTTAGGGCCTCTTCGACTTTATCTATCCTTCCCCCCTCGACGGCTTCCCTGACATCCTTCAACGCATCACCATATCTAGTTCCTTCTAACTCGCCCAGGGCCATCATAACATCCTCGCTACTTAGCATTGATTCTAAAACAGCCCTGGAGAGCATCCCTCCTGGGATTAGGAGGGATTTTATTTCCTCGCTTGGCATTCCGGATAGCTTAGCCCTCAGGATTATTGATATGTTCCTGTAGTCAATGAGCATTTTAATGAACTCCTCTGAGATCAATTTTTCCTCTCCCTTCCTGGAGCTTGCATACTTAAGGAGCTTGGAGTAATAGATCTTATAAAGCTCCAATTCAAATGCTTGGAGGTCTATCTCCTTGAGCAAAAGCTTCCTCAAGGGTTCTTCATACTCCGTACCTTCCAATATTACTAATATTTCTTCCATTGTCTTCGACTCAACCATAGCTTTTACTTTAGGAAACATTCTCCCCGCAGGGATTATAAAATCTTGAGGAGGTAAATTGGAGAGCTTAGCCTTTATAACATTAGTTATATTCCTAACATCCCACTCTTCCAGGAGAATTTCGAAGAGGCCCCTAATTCTTTTTGGCATTATTTTAATCATCAACTCAACTAAATCAACTAAGGATAAATCGAGGGCCCTCTCAATCTCATAAAGATTGTAACTTTGCAAAGAGGCTAAGCGGGGACTATAATCAGTATCCTCTAAGCTAACAACGAAGTTTTGAAGAGTCTTACTCTCGGCTAGTTCTGAAAACCTCTGATCGGTTAAAAGTCTAGCTTCCATAGCTCTTATCCTAGCATTTGGATACGAATAGGGGGTATACTTCCAAATGATTTGACCTGTTTTGTAGGCTACCCAGGTAAATATTACGGCCAGCGTTGTATCAAGGATAGTAGTTAGCGTTGATATTTCCATATTATCACCCGAATAATACCTTAGCTATTGTGGATCTTATTTCCCCCTCAAATCTTTCCATCCTAGCCTCAAACGTATTATCTATCCTTATTCTTCCATCTTCAGTCTCTACTATGACTCCTCCCATTGTATCTACTGTTTCTCCAAGCTCTATTGAAACGTCCCCAAGCTCTGACTTTATCTCCTCTATCCTTGAAGCTATTAAGCCTAATGTCTTCTCATTTGACATAACCCTTACCTTCTTCTCATTAAGTTCTTTAATAGCTTCTTTCAGTAATGCCTTAACGGA
This Pyrococcus horikoshii OT3 DNA region includes the following protein-coding sequences:
- a CDS encoding V-type ATP synthase subunit F, which produces MKVVIMGDSDTVVGFRLAGIHEAYEFDLSELSIERARNKLKELVERDDVGIILITERLAQKIGELPQVNLPIILQIPDKFGSIYGEELLREIVRRAVGIEVKR
- a CDS encoding V-type ATP synthase subunit C, with protein sequence MEISTLTTILDTTLAVIFTWVAYKTGQIIWKYTPYSYPNARIRAMEARLLTDQRFSELAESKTLQNFVVSLEDTDYSPRLASLQSYNLYEIERALDLSLVDLVELMIKIMPKRIRGLFEILLEEWDVRNITNVIKAKLSNLPPQDFIIPAGRMFPKVKAMVESKTMEEILVILEGTEYEEPLRKLLLKEIDLQAFELELYKIYYSKLLKYASSRKGEEKLISEEFIKMLIDYRNISIILRAKLSGMPSEEIKSLLIPGGMLSRAVLESMLSSEDVMMALGELEGTRYGDALKDVREAVEGGRIDKVEEALRRYILNRMKELSQFYPLSVAVALTYLLERESEVRKLKAVAKLIEDKAKPEKIKELIGEMA